The Streptomyces spororaveus genome includes a region encoding these proteins:
- a CDS encoding DNA cytosine methyltransferase, with the protein MIHPSAARRYPPRPRLLDAFCCAGGMAMGYHLAGFDVVGVDIEPQPEYPFTFIQGDAVAFIREHGAEFDLIHASPPCQAWTPLNAYNHKSYPELIAPTREAIDAAGRPYVIENVEAAHTELRNPVRLCGPMFGLRMYRHRLFETSFQLTGPRHPAHTAICTRNGYLPTPEKPFMTITGGRHSKAWQRAAARAMGTPWITTIRGVCEAIPPAYAHWIGGQYLSAQEEKAAA; encoded by the coding sequence ATGATCCACCCCAGTGCCGCCAGGCGGTACCCTCCCCGACCCCGCCTGCTGGACGCGTTCTGCTGCGCGGGCGGTATGGCCATGGGCTACCACCTCGCCGGATTCGACGTGGTCGGAGTCGACATCGAGCCCCAGCCCGAATACCCCTTCACCTTCATCCAGGGCGACGCCGTCGCGTTCATCCGCGAGCACGGTGCGGAGTTCGACCTCATCCACGCCTCCCCGCCCTGCCAGGCCTGGACCCCCTTGAACGCCTACAACCACAAGTCGTATCCCGAACTGATCGCCCCCACCCGGGAAGCCATTGACGCGGCAGGGCGGCCCTACGTCATCGAGAACGTCGAAGCCGCCCACACCGAACTGCGAAACCCCGTCAGGCTGTGCGGCCCGATGTTCGGCCTACGGATGTACCGCCACCGGCTCTTCGAGACCAGCTTCCAGCTCACCGGACCCCGGCACCCCGCGCACACGGCGATCTGCACCCGAAACGGCTACCTCCCCACACCCGAGAAGCCGTTCATGACCATCACCGGCGGCCGCCACTCCAAGGCATGGCAGCGCGCTGCGGCGCGCGCGATGGGCACCCCATGGATCACCACCATCCGGGGCGTATGCGAAGCCATACCTCCCGCCTACGCCCACTGGATCGGCGGCCAGTACCTCAGCGCTCAGGAGGAGAAGGCCGCCGCGTGA
- a CDS encoding DNA cytosine methyltransferase — translation MTQTTDIRREHQPRLLDAFCCQGGAGMGYHRAGFEVTGVDKDAQIRYPLGFDQGDAIDFIRTFGSGFDFIHASPPCQHDTDCQRIQGRAHPDLIGPTRDALESTGRPWVMENVRGAAPKLHQPVMLCGAMFGLQTYRHRYFETGGGFALPQLPHPTHTAPQAKMGRPVPDGWFGQFVGNFSGVALARQVMGVPWMNRDGIRECIPPAYAQWIGQHALIHLPAPAVAA, via the coding sequence ATGACCCAGACCACCGACATCAGGCGAGAGCACCAGCCGCGCTTACTGGACGCGTTCTGCTGCCAGGGCGGCGCCGGCATGGGCTACCACCGCGCCGGGTTCGAAGTGACCGGCGTCGACAAGGACGCCCAGATCCGCTACCCGCTCGGCTTCGACCAGGGCGACGCCATCGACTTCATCCGCACCTTCGGCTCTGGCTTCGACTTCATCCACGCCTCCCCGCCCTGCCAGCACGACACCGACTGCCAGCGCATCCAGGGCCGCGCCCACCCCGACCTGATCGGGCCCACCCGCGACGCGCTGGAATCGACCGGCCGCCCGTGGGTCATGGAGAACGTCCGGGGCGCCGCCCCCAAGCTGCACCAGCCGGTGATGCTGTGCGGGGCGATGTTCGGGCTTCAGACGTACCGGCACCGGTACTTCGAGACCGGCGGCGGGTTCGCCCTCCCCCAGCTCCCGCACCCCACCCACACTGCCCCGCAGGCCAAGATGGGCCGCCCCGTACCCGACGGCTGGTTCGGGCAGTTCGTCGGGAACTTCTCCGGCGTCGCCCTGGCCCGCCAGGTCATGGGCGTGCCCTGGATGAACCGGGACGGCATCCGCGAATGCATCCCGCCCGCCTACGCCCAATGGATCGGCCAGCACGCCCTCATCCACCTCCCTGCGCCGGCGGTGGCCGCATGA
- a CDS encoding bifunctional DNA primase/polymerase: MNDMLRAALAMAARGWPVFPLRPGSKTPALHRQDRCPRTGVCGGGHVKWEQRATTDQAAIVRCWSHKPYNIGLATGPAGLIVVDLDMPKANTGQDAPGGAGNFLALCERAGQPVSATLTVRTPSGGIHLYFTAADGIRLGNTAGKLAPLIDTRAHGGYVVAPGSATAAGTYEVTDPSPVAGLPAWLLALLQPPAPRPLCLRMPGAFRSGSAARAALEAECSVVRRAPAKQANNTLNRSAFKVGRFVAWGDLPREEVEEAFQAAGEERGLTVAECRATIRSALDSSARTVRARETA; the protein is encoded by the coding sequence ATGAACGACATGCTCCGCGCAGCCCTCGCTATGGCCGCCCGGGGCTGGCCCGTCTTCCCCCTCCGGCCCGGCTCCAAGACTCCCGCCCTGCACCGCCAGGACCGCTGCCCCCGGACCGGCGTATGCGGCGGCGGGCACGTGAAGTGGGAGCAGCGCGCCACCACCGATCAGGCGGCCATCGTCCGGTGCTGGAGCCACAAGCCGTACAACATCGGCCTGGCCACCGGCCCCGCCGGGCTGATCGTGGTCGACCTGGACATGCCCAAGGCGAACACCGGTCAGGACGCGCCTGGCGGCGCGGGCAACTTCCTGGCGCTCTGCGAGCGCGCCGGGCAGCCCGTCTCGGCCACCCTCACCGTGCGGACTCCCTCCGGCGGGATCCACCTGTACTTCACCGCTGCGGACGGAATCCGGCTCGGGAACACCGCGGGCAAGCTCGCCCCGCTCATCGACACCCGCGCGCACGGCGGATACGTCGTCGCCCCCGGCAGCGCCACAGCTGCCGGTACCTACGAGGTCACAGACCCGTCCCCGGTCGCCGGACTTCCCGCGTGGCTGCTGGCGCTGCTCCAGCCTCCGGCACCTCGCCCGCTCTGCCTGCGGATGCCCGGGGCGTTCCGCAGCGGCAGTGCGGCCCGCGCAGCGCTGGAAGCCGAGTGCAGCGTCGTCCGCCGGGCGCCCGCGAAGCAGGCGAACAACACGCTCAACCGCAGCGCCTTCAAGGTGGGGCGCTTCGTCGCGTGGGGCGACCTCCCCCGCGAGGAGGTTGAGGAGGCCTTCCAAGCGGCGGGGGAGGAACGCGGACTCACCGTGGCCGAGTGCCGCGCCACGATCCGCAGCGCCCTCGACAGCTCCGCCCGCACGGTCCGCGCCCGGGAGACGGCATGA
- a CDS encoding helix-turn-helix transcriptional regulator produces MDEWLPLTEVLEELGITRATWYRWRNRGYGPAARRLPNGHLRVRRSVLDEFNNGLEAA; encoded by the coding sequence GTGGACGAATGGCTGCCTCTCACCGAGGTACTTGAGGAACTCGGCATCACCCGCGCCACCTGGTACCGCTGGCGAAACCGTGGCTATGGCCCGGCGGCGCGCCGCCTTCCGAACGGTCACCTTCGGGTGCGCCGAAGTGTTCTGGACGAGTTCAACAACGGCCTGGAGGCTGCGTGA
- a CDS encoding tyrosine-type recombinase/integrase — translation MTDWSYTVKMWAIRKRPYRKPYQLRWQVGIRPHSESFLTLGLAESRRAQLITAARAGEPFDVDSGLPRSLIQREKDIPWYQHARNYIEMKWDHSPASTRKTLAEAMATVTMALVKDTKGMAEPRIARRVLYSWAFNVHQWDKEQPDEVKAVLAWFERKSVPVSALSERMLARKALNACTKRLDGRTSAGSVITRKRAIFHQALGYAVDAELLAENPLHSLQWSAPEKVGEELDRACVPGPELAERLLAGVRSQGARGRHLEAFFACILYAAARPGETVGLRAADFHLPQRGWGTVWLRESRPRAGRSWTDSGEAHDRKGLKHRPRSAVRQVPIPPQLVSLLRWHVTAHGVAADGRLFRTARGGMVQESGYGEVWAEARAKVLSPQDQASKLAKRPYDLRHTAVSTWLSAGVEPQIVAERAGHSLAVLFRVYAKFLKDGEEAANAKISARLDRK, via the coding sequence GTGACCGACTGGAGCTACACGGTCAAGATGTGGGCCATCCGCAAGCGGCCCTACCGGAAGCCCTACCAACTCCGTTGGCAGGTGGGGATCCGACCTCACTCCGAGTCGTTCCTGACGCTCGGGCTTGCCGAGAGCCGGCGCGCGCAGCTGATCACCGCCGCACGGGCCGGAGAGCCCTTCGACGTCGACAGTGGGCTCCCCCGGTCGCTGATCCAGCGCGAGAAGGACATCCCCTGGTACCAGCACGCCCGGAACTACATCGAGATGAAGTGGGACCACTCCCCCGCCAGCACGCGGAAGACGCTGGCCGAGGCCATGGCCACGGTCACCATGGCTCTGGTGAAGGACACGAAGGGCATGGCCGAGCCGAGGATCGCCCGGCGGGTGCTCTACAGCTGGGCGTTCAACGTGCACCAGTGGGACAAGGAGCAGCCGGACGAAGTGAAGGCGGTGCTGGCATGGTTCGAGCGGAAGTCAGTTCCGGTGTCAGCCCTTTCCGAGCGGATGCTCGCGCGGAAGGCCCTGAACGCCTGCACCAAGCGGCTGGACGGGAGGACGTCCGCAGGGTCCGTCATCACTCGGAAACGGGCCATTTTCCACCAGGCTCTCGGGTACGCGGTGGACGCGGAGCTGCTGGCGGAGAACCCGCTCCATTCCCTCCAGTGGTCGGCTCCTGAGAAGGTCGGCGAAGAACTGGACCGCGCGTGCGTGCCCGGTCCAGAGCTCGCCGAGCGGCTACTGGCCGGGGTTCGATCGCAGGGGGCGCGGGGGCGGCATCTGGAGGCCTTCTTCGCCTGCATCCTCTATGCCGCCGCCCGCCCCGGGGAGACGGTCGGGCTGCGGGCCGCGGACTTCCACCTGCCCCAGCGAGGGTGGGGGACGGTGTGGCTGCGGGAAAGCCGACCGCGTGCCGGCCGGTCCTGGACGGACTCTGGCGAGGCCCACGATCGGAAGGGGCTCAAGCACCGGCCGCGCAGCGCCGTACGGCAGGTCCCGATCCCGCCGCAGCTCGTGTCACTGCTCCGGTGGCACGTCACGGCACACGGCGTCGCGGCGGACGGCCGGCTCTTCCGAACGGCTCGCGGCGGCATGGTGCAGGAGAGCGGGTACGGGGAGGTGTGGGCGGAGGCCAGGGCCAAAGTGCTCAGCCCGCAGGATCAGGCCTCCAAGCTGGCGAAACGGCCCTATGACCTTCGCCACACCGCGGTGTCGACCTGGCTGAGCGCGGGGGTGGAGCCGCAGATCGTTGCCGAGCGGGCGGGCCACAGCCTGGCGGTGCTCTTCCGGGTGTATGCGAAGTTCCTGAAGGACGGGGAGGAGGCAGCGAACGCCAAGATCTCTGCGCGTTTGGACCGTAAGTAG
- a CDS encoding Z1 domain-containing protein: MTDALLAVHAEVLNGMKASPRHFEKFAVLTAEEDFPGTDLGEETFRARLVEEALTGGPLFTLWSRSLTAWDFAEESPWALATAPRTDERRTAAYDRLRFGADLRKVLDAAIPVAHTAGATVIAKEHTPWYTAERASARSFYWRAYESKLRDKGWSEASIAGLDEASRAVVERLCDPEQRAVRQAKGLVVGYVQSGKTANFTGVIAKALDAGYRLVIVLGGTLNLLRAQTQRRLDMELIGQENILRGADPTDLDSLVGIDYVGDDTDWPQFVQHGGRPSAQRAFDIERLTTREKDYKSLDQGIRTLEFEKREPTLPLHDPANLHHAAARVMVVKKNKLVLEKLVKDLKQVHGVLGELPALIIDDESDQASVNTSNPEKWQKGATERTAINKLISQLLQLLPRAQYIGYTATPFANVFVDPGDAQDIFPSDFLISLPRPEGYMGVQDFHDLDSTLKGAERTVANSQQKAHVRGIRSGTGDRLQEAMDSFVVTGALKLFRADRGIPDGPFRHHTMLVHQSVRTNDHAELALRINSMWHQAGYTSTEGHARLAALWAADFAPVSSARAADLPNPVSYDELRPYVSRARQLIGAGGNAVVIVNGDTDKYFEQLDLDFDRTPHVWKILVGGTKLSRGFTVEGLTVTYYRRTARQADTLMQMGRWFGFRPGYRDLVRLYIGREEQLTKKTTVDLYEAFEAICQDEELFRQQLAQYAELVDGKPQVTPSQVPPLVGQHLPWIKPSARNKMFNAELVEVRSPGKPIEPAAYPTDSASLRRNTERWRPLLEAFSSQRTPVAYPAGPTGASRTFPALTASVSHAELLSVLSGLEWAREGIFRPHLRYLAQLDGRLATVDDWLLIAPQAVQDDRVEASVLGSVPLSLARRSRQEGKSSFSRIAGVEHKKAALQMIEVAALESDRSPVVGARTGVALIYPVVEGTEEADVRAAVSRGNADPAKVVMAFTLIPPKSAIDSSRRLVRFQAKDSRNEDDAIVSATSVE, encoded by the coding sequence ATGACCGACGCGCTTCTAGCAGTCCATGCTGAAGTCCTGAATGGGATGAAGGCGAGTCCGCGCCATTTTGAGAAGTTTGCCGTTCTGACTGCCGAAGAAGATTTCCCGGGAACTGATCTGGGTGAGGAGACCTTCCGTGCGCGCCTGGTTGAAGAGGCCCTGACTGGCGGACCGCTTTTCACCCTCTGGTCCCGATCTCTAACAGCGTGGGACTTTGCGGAGGAGTCTCCCTGGGCACTGGCGACAGCACCGCGTACTGATGAGCGCCGTACCGCCGCGTATGACCGGCTTCGCTTCGGCGCTGACCTGCGCAAGGTGCTCGACGCGGCGATACCAGTGGCTCACACGGCAGGCGCCACCGTCATCGCTAAAGAGCACACCCCGTGGTACACGGCCGAGCGCGCTTCAGCGCGTTCCTTCTACTGGCGGGCGTACGAGAGCAAACTCAGGGACAAGGGCTGGTCTGAGGCTTCGATCGCAGGTCTGGACGAGGCCAGTAGGGCGGTCGTCGAGCGTCTCTGCGACCCCGAGCAGAGGGCGGTTCGGCAGGCCAAAGGCCTCGTCGTGGGATATGTGCAGTCCGGCAAGACAGCCAACTTCACCGGCGTCATCGCAAAGGCACTTGATGCGGGCTACCGCTTGGTGATCGTCCTTGGCGGCACCCTCAATCTGCTGCGCGCCCAGACACAGCGCCGCTTGGACATGGAACTGATCGGCCAGGAAAATATCCTCCGCGGGGCGGACCCTACAGACCTCGACTCCCTCGTGGGTATCGACTACGTGGGTGACGACACAGACTGGCCCCAGTTCGTGCAGCATGGTGGACGCCCCTCGGCGCAGCGGGCATTTGACATCGAGCGCCTGACTACTCGGGAAAAAGACTACAAGAGTCTTGACCAGGGGATCAGAACCTTGGAGTTTGAAAAGCGTGAGCCCACGCTGCCCCTGCACGACCCCGCCAACCTTCACCATGCCGCAGCACGGGTAATGGTTGTCAAGAAGAATAAACTGGTTCTGGAAAAATTGGTAAAGGATCTTAAGCAGGTCCACGGCGTCCTCGGCGAGCTGCCGGCGCTGATCATCGATGACGAATCCGACCAGGCTTCTGTCAATACTTCTAATCCCGAGAAGTGGCAGAAGGGCGCCACTGAACGCACGGCTATTAATAAACTCATATCGCAGCTGCTGCAGCTGCTCCCGCGGGCGCAGTACATCGGGTACACGGCGACGCCCTTCGCAAACGTCTTTGTCGATCCCGGAGATGCCCAAGACATCTTCCCTAGCGACTTCCTGATTTCCCTGCCACGCCCTGAGGGGTATATGGGTGTCCAGGACTTCCATGACCTCGACTCCACCTTGAAGGGCGCCGAACGCACAGTCGCCAACTCGCAACAGAAGGCGCATGTACGAGGAATCCGCAGCGGAACCGGCGACCGCCTCCAAGAAGCAATGGACAGTTTTGTGGTCACCGGAGCCCTGAAACTCTTCCGGGCCGATCGCGGCATCCCCGATGGTCCGTTCCGCCATCACACCATGCTGGTTCATCAGTCCGTGCGCACGAACGACCACGCCGAATTGGCCTTGCGTATCAATTCAATGTGGCACCAGGCCGGCTACACATCTACAGAAGGCCATGCGCGCCTGGCCGCCCTGTGGGCAGCCGACTTTGCTCCCGTTTCCTCCGCCCGCGCAGCTGATCTCCCCAACCCCGTCTCATACGACGAACTCCGCCCCTATGTCAGTCGAGCGCGCCAGCTCATCGGCGCTGGGGGCAATGCAGTAGTAATAGTCAACGGCGATACAGACAAATACTTCGAGCAGCTTGATCTCGACTTCGACCGCACGCCTCACGTCTGGAAAATCCTCGTAGGTGGAACAAAGCTGTCGCGTGGCTTCACGGTCGAAGGTCTCACCGTCACGTACTACCGTCGCACTGCCCGCCAGGCTGACACGCTCATGCAAATGGGTCGATGGTTTGGGTTCCGTCCGGGATATCGAGATCTCGTTCGCCTCTACATCGGCCGAGAGGAGCAGCTGACGAAAAAAACCACCGTCGATCTTTACGAAGCCTTCGAAGCTATCTGCCAGGATGAGGAACTCTTCCGCCAGCAGCTCGCCCAGTACGCCGAACTCGTCGACGGAAAACCCCAAGTCACTCCTTCTCAGGTACCCCCTCTGGTCGGGCAGCATCTCCCATGGATCAAGCCATCGGCCCGCAATAAGATGTTTAATGCTGAGCTCGTGGAGGTGCGTTCGCCAGGAAAGCCAATCGAGCCGGCCGCGTACCCGACGGACTCCGCCTCCTTGCGGCGTAACACGGAGCGCTGGCGTCCCCTGCTCGAGGCCTTCTCTTCACAGCGGACCCCTGTTGCCTACCCGGCGGGCCCAACAGGTGCAAGCCGGACTTTCCCCGCGCTTACCGCGAGCGTCAGCCACGCTGAGCTGCTCTCAGTGCTTAGCGGGCTGGAGTGGGCGCGTGAGGGCATTTTCCGACCCCATCTTCGTTACCTGGCTCAGCTCGACGGCCGTCTGGCCACCGTTGATGACTGGCTGCTGATCGCCCCGCAAGCTGTCCAGGACGACCGGGTCGAGGCATCCGTCCTGGGTTCAGTCCCACTTTCATTGGCCCGCCGCAGTCGGCAGGAAGGCAAGTCCTCGTTCAGCCGTATCGCGGGTGTGGAGCACAAGAAGGCGGCCCTGCAGATGATCGAGGTTGCGGCACTTGAGTCGGACCGGAGCCCGGTAGTTGGAGCAAGAACGGGCGTTGCACTGATCTATCCGGTCGTCGAAGGCACGGAGGAAGCGGATGTAAGGGCGGCTGTCTCACGTGGCAACGCGGATCCAGCGAAGGTCGTGATGGCATTCACCTTGATTCCGCCGAAGTCAGCGATCGATTCTTCGCGCCGTCTGGTCCGCTTTCAAGCAAAGGACTCCCGTAACGAGGATGACGCGATCGTTTCGGCGACTAGCGTGGAGTAA
- a CDS encoding ATP-binding protein — translation MPSSTSLPSSWQYDVPTSGSTRLPPDAGYAKALTNQGYSFEAAVADLVDNAIDAEADAIVVHFLRADARIVSLLVLDNGRGMDDAGLDRAMTVGRRRDYGGHALGMYGTGLKAASLSHARSLTVISRTRRSRAAGRKLTAEGIEDGFRCDTVEPAFAQQQIDVYDGLIEWQGTIVRWDRVRAFETVAPGQSEQFLSKAISRLETHLGLYLHRFLSRGLKLDIAVWDVATGEETDHISVDALDPFGYKLPGRAGYPKKFSASVEGVGQVGLEAHIWPPRSNLAGFRQIGAVHDRQGFYFYRNDRLVQAGGWSNLRSPEGHLALARVAVDLPDEVNDVFSLTVKKDGVEVTPAFTLGVHEAVDAAGAEWGSYILDAQVAYREGTSRSNIERPSVIEPGKGLDPKVKRAVREELPLKNGEEPIRVDWVALPEGQFFQLDRENHIILLNRDFREDFNDGRRGGANDAPVTKALLYLLLQDCFGLGRWEKRRADRIEYWNNILFAAVQAQRERRNRIDY, via the coding sequence ATGCCCTCCTCCACCTCGCTGCCCTCCAGCTGGCAGTACGACGTCCCGACCAGCGGAAGCACGCGACTGCCCCCGGATGCCGGGTACGCCAAGGCGCTAACCAACCAGGGGTATAGCTTCGAGGCGGCCGTCGCAGACCTCGTCGACAACGCGATCGATGCCGAAGCTGACGCCATCGTGGTGCACTTTCTCCGCGCCGATGCCCGCATCGTGTCCTTGCTGGTTCTGGACAACGGGCGGGGTATGGACGATGCGGGCCTCGACCGAGCCATGACTGTCGGCCGTCGCCGCGACTACGGAGGCCATGCACTCGGCATGTACGGCACTGGCCTCAAAGCCGCCTCCCTGTCTCATGCTCGATCGCTCACAGTCATCAGCCGGACCCGGCGCAGTCGCGCAGCAGGCCGCAAGTTGACCGCAGAAGGCATCGAAGACGGCTTCCGATGCGACACAGTCGAGCCGGCGTTTGCCCAGCAGCAGATCGATGTCTATGACGGCCTGATCGAGTGGCAGGGGACGATCGTGCGCTGGGACCGCGTACGGGCCTTTGAGACCGTGGCGCCGGGCCAAAGCGAGCAGTTTCTCTCAAAGGCTATTTCGCGGCTTGAGACGCATCTCGGACTCTACCTGCATCGGTTTCTGAGTCGAGGGCTGAAGCTCGACATAGCCGTCTGGGACGTGGCAACTGGCGAGGAAACTGATCACATAAGCGTGGACGCGCTCGACCCATTCGGCTACAAGCTGCCCGGAAGGGCCGGCTATCCGAAAAAATTCAGTGCCTCAGTAGAGGGAGTGGGGCAGGTAGGCCTTGAGGCGCACATCTGGCCCCCCAGGTCCAATCTTGCCGGGTTCCGACAAATTGGTGCAGTGCATGATCGTCAGGGTTTCTATTTCTATCGAAATGATCGACTCGTGCAGGCTGGCGGATGGAGTAATCTCCGCAGTCCCGAGGGGCATCTGGCGCTTGCCCGTGTAGCCGTGGATCTACCCGACGAAGTCAACGACGTTTTCAGTCTTACGGTAAAGAAGGATGGAGTCGAGGTTACGCCCGCCTTTACTCTAGGAGTGCACGAGGCCGTCGATGCAGCAGGCGCTGAATGGGGCTCCTACATCCTCGATGCGCAGGTCGCCTACCGTGAAGGAACTTCCCGGTCGAACATTGAAAGGCCTTCTGTCATCGAGCCCGGAAAAGGGCTCGACCCGAAGGTTAAGCGGGCTGTCCGCGAGGAACTGCCGCTAAAGAATGGTGAGGAACCTATCCGTGTTGACTGGGTAGCCTTGCCCGAAGGGCAGTTCTTTCAGCTCGACCGAGAGAACCACATCATCCTTCTCAATAGGGATTTCCGTGAGGACTTCAACGATGGGCGGCGGGGCGGGGCGAATGATGCGCCGGTCACCAAGGCATTGCTTTACCTGCTGCTCCAGGACTGCTTCGGTCTCGGCCGCTGGGAGAAGAGGCGTGCTGACCGAATCGAATACTGGAACAACATTCTATTCGCAGCGGTCCAAGCTCAGCGTGAACGCCGGAACCGGATCGACTATTGA
- a CDS encoding YajQ family cyclic di-GMP-binding protein produces the protein MADSSFDIVSKVERQEVDNALNQAAKELSQRYDFKGTGATIAWSGEKILMEANSEERVKAVLDVFETKLVKRGISLKALDAGEPQLSGKEYKIFATIEEGISQENAKKVAKIIRDEGPKGVKAQVQGEELRVSSKSRDDLQEVQALLKGKDLDFAIQFVNYR, from the coding sequence ATGGCCGACTCCAGTTTCGACATCGTCTCGAAGGTCGAGCGGCAGGAGGTCGACAACGCCCTCAACCAGGCCGCCAAGGAGCTCTCGCAGCGCTACGACTTCAAGGGCACCGGCGCCACGATCGCCTGGTCCGGCGAGAAGATCCTGATGGAGGCGAACTCCGAGGAGCGCGTGAAGGCCGTCCTCGACGTCTTCGAGACCAAGCTGGTCAAGCGCGGGATCTCGCTGAAGGCGCTCGACGCCGGCGAGCCGCAGCTGTCCGGCAAGGAGTACAAGATCTTCGCCACGATCGAGGAGGGCATCTCCCAGGAGAACGCCAAGAAGGTCGCGAAGATCATCCGGGACGAGGGTCCCAAGGGCGTCAAGGCCCAGGTCCAGGGCGAGGAGCTGCGTGTCAGCTCCAAGAGCCGTGACGACCTCCAGGAGGTCCAGGCGCTGCTCAAGGGCAAGGACCTGGACTTCGCGATCCAGTTCGTGAACTACCGCTGA
- a CDS encoding SulP family inorganic anion transporter produces MPGAGTFRDDFGASVVVALVALPLCVGVAVASGVPAELGIVTGVVGGLVTGWFRGSALQVSGPAAGLTVLVYEAVQAYGLPALGVLVLAAGVVQLGMGMLRLGRWFRAISVAVVHGMLAGIGLVLISGQLYALGGVEAPGQTLAKLRGVHELGTQADLAAVLLGVGTIAAMVAWRRMPARLRIVPGALIGVAAATAAAVLLRLPVEKVRVTGVLAAVSPPGWGDFEVLASVGAAGTVVALALIASAETLFSAAAVDRMHDGPRTEYDKELIAQGVGNSMCGLLGALPMTAVIVRSAANVEAGARTRAARVLHGGWLLLFAVAFPQLLESVPLAALAGVLLHAGWKLLPARAVAALWRTHRGEAVVLVVTASAIVVTNLFEGVLIGLGLAVAKAAWETSHVHIEEVWEDEELCVQVLGNASFLRLPKLLDALEALPHGQPVRLDLSGLRHLDHACLTALEGWERTRAPLPGREGVI; encoded by the coding sequence ATGCCTGGGGCCGGCACGTTCCGTGATGACTTCGGGGCATCCGTGGTCGTCGCGCTGGTCGCTCTACCCCTGTGCGTCGGGGTGGCGGTCGCCTCCGGGGTACCGGCCGAGCTGGGGATCGTCACCGGGGTGGTCGGCGGGCTGGTCACCGGATGGTTCCGCGGGAGCGCCCTCCAGGTGAGCGGGCCCGCGGCCGGGCTCACCGTCCTCGTCTACGAGGCGGTGCAGGCCTACGGTCTTCCCGCTCTCGGGGTGCTGGTGCTGGCCGCCGGGGTGGTGCAGCTGGGCATGGGGATGCTGCGGCTCGGGCGGTGGTTCCGGGCGATCTCCGTCGCCGTCGTGCACGGGATGCTGGCCGGGATCGGGCTGGTGCTGATCTCCGGGCAGTTGTACGCCCTGGGCGGGGTCGAGGCGCCGGGGCAGACCCTGGCGAAGCTGCGCGGGGTGCACGAGCTCGGCACTCAGGCCGACTTGGCGGCCGTGCTGCTGGGGGTCGGGACGATCGCCGCCATGGTCGCCTGGCGCAGGATGCCGGCAAGGCTTCGGATCGTGCCCGGGGCGCTGATCGGGGTGGCCGCCGCCACCGCCGCGGCCGTCCTGCTGCGGCTGCCCGTCGAGAAGGTGCGGGTGACGGGCGTACTGGCGGCCGTGTCCCCGCCCGGCTGGGGCGACTTCGAGGTGCTGGCCTCGGTCGGCGCGGCCGGGACCGTGGTCGCGCTGGCACTGATCGCCTCCGCGGAGACGCTGTTCAGTGCCGCGGCCGTGGACCGCATGCACGACGGTCCGAGGACGGAGTACGACAAGGAACTCATCGCCCAGGGCGTGGGCAACAGCATGTGCGGGCTGCTCGGCGCGCTGCCGATGACCGCCGTCATCGTGCGCAGCGCCGCCAATGTGGAGGCCGGGGCGCGCACCCGTGCGGCCCGGGTGCTGCACGGTGGCTGGCTGTTGCTCTTCGCCGTGGCCTTTCCCCAGCTCCTGGAGAGCGTTCCGCTGGCGGCGCTGGCCGGGGTGCTGCTGCACGCGGGCTGGAAGCTGCTGCCGGCGCGGGCGGTGGCCGCGTTGTGGCGGACGCACCGGGGTGAGGCGGTGGTGCTCGTGGTCACGGCCTCGGCGATCGTGGTCACCAACCTCTTCGAGGGGGTGCTGATCGGGCTGGGGCTCGCCGTCGCCAAGGCGGCCTGGGAGACCTCCCATGTGCACATCGAGGAGGTGTGGGAGGACGAGGAGCTGTGCGTGCAGGTCTTGGGGAACGCCAGCTTCCTGCGGCTTCCCAAGCTGCTCGACGCCCTGGAGGCGCTGCCGCACGGGCAGCCGGTGCGGCTGGATCTGAGCGGGCTGCGCCACCTGGACCACGCCTGTCTGACGGCCCTGGAGGGCTGGGAGCGTACGCGGGCGCCGCTGCCCGGCCGGGAGGGCGTCATCTAG
- a CDS encoding SMI1/KNR4 family protein, with protein sequence MNETEQLLEQVAARAHHSSQGHGKPLPAALGAEEIARAEGILGFALPPLLAALYTRVGDGGFGPECGLLPLRDAVRAYGAGRSSAWRWPEGVLPIADFGCSMSVCVDCRSDTAQVLLFDPGLGEPELAWSIDTPSLAAWLHGWLDGTAWYCDGSGAGEEFDLELTPWDGFRSRI encoded by the coding sequence ATGAACGAGACCGAGCAGTTGCTGGAGCAAGTCGCCGCGCGTGCGCACCACTCCTCACAGGGGCACGGAAAGCCCCTGCCCGCCGCTCTGGGCGCGGAGGAGATCGCCCGGGCCGAGGGCATACTCGGCTTCGCCCTGCCGCCCCTGCTCGCCGCGCTCTACACCCGTGTCGGCGACGGCGGATTCGGCCCGGAGTGCGGACTGCTGCCACTGCGCGACGCCGTCCGTGCCTACGGGGCGGGCCGCTCGTCGGCCTGGCGCTGGCCCGAGGGCGTGCTGCCGATAGCCGACTTCGGCTGCTCCATGTCCGTCTGCGTCGACTGCCGCTCCGACACCGCCCAGGTCCTGCTCTTCGACCCCGGCCTCGGGGAGCCGGAGCTCGCCTGGTCCATCGACACCCCCAGCCTCGCGGCCTGGCTGCACGGCTGGCTCGACGGCACCGCCTGGTACTGCGACGGGTCTGGAGCGGGGGAGGAGTTCGACCTGGAGCTGACGCCCTGGGACGGATTCAGATCCCGGATCTGA